One Citrus sinensis cultivar Valencia sweet orange chromosome 5, DVS_A1.0, whole genome shotgun sequence genomic window, TCTGCATATAACTGTTGAAATCGATTGAGTTCCATTCACAAACTTTTTgttgtaatattattaaattgaatacCAAATTAGGCAAAAATTAAgctagtaaaatttaaaagagaatATTCCTTCAAGAAAAAGTACGTGTACTGATGCTGGGCCTCAGTTTCACACACGAACttcgaaaaagaaaaagccgAGTACTATGTCCAGTCAACACAAGCCATTATACCACGTCAGAACTCAGATGAATTGCCTGGGCCTTTACAGTTTTGCCTGGTGAGCCACCGCACGACTCgtgattagggatggcaatggggagagCAGGGGAGgggatcaatttttttgtatttattcatGATATTTTACGTATGTCTTCGTCCTCTCTCCATCAtcgttaaaattatttaagagaatcttcattttctcctcgaataataacaaaagatCTCCGATAGTCCCCGATCtccgaataactaatatattttttttgtttttgattttgaattaatcatattaaaataaaaaaatttaaatagaagtaaagttcgaaatatatattatattaatatccattacaaaagtcacatacattaaattagtaagtaacgcagcatgcaagggatacaaactatcatgaacaaattaatagcctaatacaaaattgttacaaataaaattaaatttagattcaaaattaactttttaatggtggcgtggacactttataaatgtggactattccctttacaacatAATAGTTAAGTagaagcaaatcaagagcaaatattagattagattagatattaaaattgtgatttgctatagacaattataacatctaaaaataaataaaaaatagatttaagtttaaaatatttaatgaatattaaaattaaaataaaagttttgggctaatagaatatgtccggtctttttaatgtcctaaataaaaatttaagactttaattagttaattaggcgtaaaaaattaataatataaatattttgatattttttatttttaccaatacttataattttataattcaaattttattatttatttattaataattttaaaaaattaaaaaaaattaaaatggggaaattgATAGGGGATGGAGATTGTACCTCATTCCAATttcctccccgaataaaaaattaggtatgaaattatcctcataccctctctaaatgaaaaaaatcccTGAGATACCGTCTCGTAGGGATTTTTGccagggtaatttttaaaaaccttccctgaggtttgggcttgttgcaagtagatggcgataatttatttatttgtaaaaaaccccctactgtcagttaactttaacattgaccgttagttgactgtgcaaagacaatattacccttaacaacagtttgtagatggaaataactaaaaaaaaattaaaattattggctattttaccctctttaaattattgatattttcttaaagttcctacaagaaagataaaattaaaaatttgaaaaattctctttaaattattgatattttcttaaagttcctacaaaaaagataaaattaaaaacttgaaaatgaaatagttataatctttacctataatattataaatctttagaattgacaaggataaaattatcaaaaaatagggtttgtgcttttcgccccaacaattttaattttttttttaattattttcgtttacaaactgttattaagggtaatattatctttgcacagttaactaacggtcaatgttaaagttaactgatAGTAGgagattttttacaaataaataaattttcgccatctacttgcaacaagcccaaaccggaggtttttaaaaattatccatttTTACCATCCCTACCCGTGACTCAAACTCATTAAAGATGAGGGTATTACCGTAAAAACACATGACTACAAACGCCCCGTGATCGCGATCGCGATCATGATCCTCTTAAATTATATCAACCATCAATCATTAATTTGTAGCCAGCTCCGAGACCCCGATCGATCTCATCTTCGCGCATTTCCACATCTCTCACGAGAGACAAAGTAATCAAAGCTAATCGGGAGCAGAATTCTGTGCTATCCGGGAATTACTTAAAACTTGCGATTACGACTACTCAGATCTTCGTAGCAAACAGGCAAAATCATCATCGCCATGTCATCGACTTTCTCCGGCGACGAAACTGCTCCCTTCTTCGGCTTCCTTGGAGCAGCGGCCGCTCTCGTCTTCTCCTGTAATTTCTCCTACTCTTCGTTTTCTTGTCCCCTTGTCATATCCTCGTCCCGAGAAAATCAACAGAAATAGCTAAATATCATATCAGGCTTCACGAGACTTTATTCATTGCAGACCTAATTTGACTCTCAGTTGCTCGTACAATTATCTCATTGAAATCTAATATTCGATagattttgactttttgattgtatttaattttttttttttgcataaatatgcaattacttttgaaaatcctttgttttattttatttttggatttgtaAAGGCGGGAAAATTAAACTTGTGCACTCGTATGCTTGTCtataattggaaaaaaaaattatctgaaAATCATGTAGAAGAGTTTATTGTTGTAACAAAAGGCTGCATTTTCTTATTGTAGGTATGGGTGCTGCCTATGGGACAGCAAAGAGTGGGGTTGGAGTGGCTTCAATGGGTGTCATGAGGCCGGAGCTTGTTATGAAATCGATTGTTCCAGTGGTTATGGCTGGAGTTTTGGGTATTTATGGGTTGATTATTGCTGTTATTATTAGTACTGGGATCAACCCTAAAGCTAAGtcttattatttgtttgatggGTATGCACATTTGTCTTCGGGGCTTGCTTGTGGTCTTGCTGGACTCTCTGCTGGGATGGCTATTGGAATTGTTGGTGATGCGGGAGTTAGGTAAGAAGTAGTCCTTGTGCtggtactttttttttttttgttttaaattgttGATGGCATGGTCAGGTCATGAGATTATAGAAATATGAATTCAATCATGTTacttaatgatttatttatcctGTATTGTTGTTGAATTATCATTATGCATCTATGGTTTTGAGGGGGCTTTAAGCATTGTGTGTTTAACAAAAAGGGTGGACTTTTGTCTGTTTATTTGAAACACTTCATGCTTTTACTTCTCTACAAATAAGAGCCATGTTTCATTTTGTCATTGAATTCAGGACctcattttcttccatttttgtTAGCTAGAAAGCAACCACTGTTAGTATGACCAATTTCTGAATCATCCATGCATGTGTCAGTGTGCAACTCATGCTATCATAGTAGTAtagcttttgaattttgaatgaaGCAGGAAGAGTAAGATACCCCCAGCTCCCTCTTCTACACCATTCTTTCTGCATGGAAAAGTAATTTCTTATTGAGAAACTATGTGGATATGCCTGATTTAAACTTGGATAAGAAGAGATGAATTGCTTTCAAAGGGATTTAATTCCCAAAGGTTGTTTTTAGATTGCTGGGGTAGTTGCTAAACGTCGATGTTATGTTTGGATAATTCTTTCCATGTAACGAGATGCAGAATTATGAGATAGCATTTTCACTTTAAAAAGTgctacaaattattatttttttcaaattttctctttttgagCCCTTGGGTGGGACTAACCTAGGTGGACATGCTtggaaatttctttcttttttcatttggcTTGGCTATTCATCCATTGCTTGACTGCATGTAATTTTGTGtgatttatctttttcttgttagGGTGAAACGTTGGTTTATGTTTGTTTTCAAATACCAGCCCCTCCTTGGTTGTGATTCAATAGCAGTAGAGCAGTTGGATTGGTGTTTTCAGCTGTATGCTGTATGATTTGTATTAAGTTGATTGTTTTTAACATACTGACGCGTATTTGCTCTAAAAATCCTCTCTTGGTATTATTTTCAGGGCTAACGCACAGCAGCCTAAGTTGTTTGTGGGAATGATTCTTATTCTCATCTTTGCCGAAGCTCTCGCTCTTTATGGTCTCATCGTGGGAATCATCCTCTCATCTCGAGCAGGCCAATCTCGGgcagaataaaagaaaaggtcAAAACAGTTATCTTGTAACGTTTATCCAGTCTGATTAAAATTGAAGCTGTatgagttgattttttttggatttgtttAGTTTAGTTGATAAACTCGTGTACATGATGGATTCCTTTAAGTATTATGGAATTATACTCTGTTGTCACAGGCTTGGTTTTCCTTTGGATTAGTGAAAGCAGAATATACATTTCAAATGATGTCTACGCACTACACAGTGAAGCATTAAGCATAGACCCACAGGTTTGTATTGAAAAAGAGCAGATCAGCTGCTCAGATTGCAACTTCTCTGACATCAGTAATGTCCATAAAATGCATTTACCTCACATTCTTTTGTTCAAAAGGGCAATTGTTCAGTCAGTATGAAGAGATATGATGCAACTTGAGTAGCTACAGAGTCAAAAGGAATATCCATTCCAATGAAGTACtgattttgttaataatgatacatGGACCATCGACCTTTTGCATGTGAGGAATGTTAAGAGTCGCTGTGttgttgaaaattgaaagcGCCTCAAACTCACTAATGATTTGAGTATTTGTTGCACTTGGAGCTTTGATGTAAATGATCCCGGTCGGTACTGTGTAGCCTTTTTAAATAAGTGCCAGTTGTATTAAGCTTTCTC contains:
- the LOC102607521 gene encoding V-type proton ATPase 16 kDa proteolipid subunit — its product is MSSTFSGDETAPFFGFLGAAAALVFSCMGAAYGTAKSGVGVASMGVMRPELVMKSIVPVVMAGVLGIYGLIIAVIISTGINPKAKSYYLFDGYAHLSSGLACGLAGLSAGMAIGIVGDAGVRANAQQPKLFVGMILILIFAEALALYGLIVGIILSSRAGQSRAE